Proteins from a genomic interval of Polaribacter sejongensis:
- a CDS encoding endo-1,4-beta-xylanase has translation MKINKLIILLISTLFLFSCSEEDESIMGSEGETAITVKASFSYTVSTADPYVAVLQSTTESSVEYQSFWDYGLGGGIVSDNAGIAEVRYNDAGEYVVKYYVIYDGLTTIATQTIRVDENGVCPDGLCGSTSNISLKDAATTFSVGTITRASWVKAGGKHTEILKKEFNNITSEYEMKMNVMYPSQGNYDFSAADAMVDFAQANGMNVHGHALIWHNATPSWVENFAGTNAEFEAMVKDYITTTLTRFKGKVRSWDVVNEAFEDGSGHPLRNSVFRQKMGDDYIKKCFQFARDADPDVLLFYNDYNMASSTTKRAAMFKMVDELGDLIDGVGAQMHISYEGPSKSNIEAVADGTVSRGLKLHFAELDIRANPNKDITTLTDDRAQEQRAKYKEVVQIYNSIPLANKFALTIWGVRDNESWLIDFWGNADWPLLFDSNYNKKAAYFGFLEGLQ, from the coding sequence ATGAAAATAAATAAATTAATAATATTATTAATCTCAACGCTATTCTTATTCTCTTGTTCAGAAGAGGATGAGAGTATCATGGGGTCTGAAGGTGAAACAGCAATTACAGTTAAAGCTTCATTTAGTTATACAGTTTCAACAGCAGATCCTTATGTAGCAGTTTTACAAAGTACTACAGAAAGTTCCGTGGAATATCAAAGTTTTTGGGACTATGGTTTAGGAGGTGGAATTGTAAGTGATAACGCAGGTATTGCTGAGGTGAGATATAATGATGCAGGAGAATATGTTGTGAAATACTATGTTATTTACGATGGACTTACAACAATAGCAACTCAAACAATTAGGGTTGATGAAAATGGAGTTTGTCCAGATGGATTATGTGGCTCAACAAGTAATATAAGTTTAAAAGATGCTGCAACTACTTTTTCAGTAGGTACAATCACTAGAGCATCTTGGGTAAAAGCAGGAGGAAAACATACAGAAATCTTAAAAAAGGAGTTTAATAATATAACTTCAGAATATGAGATGAAAATGAATGTGATGTATCCATCGCAAGGAAACTACGATTTTAGTGCAGCAGATGCTATGGTAGATTTTGCGCAAGCAAATGGTATGAATGTTCACGGACATGCATTAATTTGGCACAATGCAACACCTTCTTGGGTTGAAAATTTTGCAGGAACCAATGCTGAATTTGAAGCAATGGTGAAAGATTATATTACAACCACTTTAACAAGATTCAAAGGTAAAGTTCGTTCTTGGGATGTGGTAAATGAAGCTTTTGAAGATGGATCAGGTCATCCACTTAGAAATTCTGTTTTTAGACAAAAAATGGGTGATGACTATATTAAAAAATGTTTTCAATTTGCAAGAGACGCAGATCCAGATGTATTGCTTTTTTATAACGATTATAACATGGCTTCTAGTACAACAAAAAGAGCAGCAATGTTTAAAATGGTCGATGAGCTAGGTGATTTAATTGATGGTGTTGGAGCTCAAATGCATATTTCTTATGAAGGTCCTTCAAAATCTAATATTGAAGCAGTGGCAGATGGTACTGTATCTAGAGGTTTAAAATTACACTTTGCTGAGTTAGATATTAGAGCAAATCCAAACAAGGATATAACTACTTTAACAGATGATAGAGCTCAAGAACAAAGAGCAAAATATAAAGAAGTAGTTCAAATATACAATTCAATTCCTTTAGCAAATAAATTCGCCCTAACAATTTGGGGAGTAAGAGATAATGAATCTTGGCTGATAGATTTTTGGGGAAATGCAGATTGGCCTTTATTGTTTGATTCAAATTATAATAAAAAAGCAGCTTATTTCGGCTTTTTAGAAGGATTACAATAA
- a CDS encoding endo-1,4-beta-xylanase codes for MKTKNLIKLAYILVIFTSVIACNNSKEKKEVIGLKNAATFPIGTAININRLLNDAKLQKLQIENFNSITATSDMKMQSILPVENQYNWKTSDTILQYATKHNQRLFGHNLIWHSSTPKWVEEKGEKDSIWLGNFMQEYIKTYVGRYKGKVAAWDVVNEAFESSGANYRESFWYKKLGKSYIEKAFQYAHEADPEAILFYNDFNIERDTVKLNAVLKMVNEFKAKGVPISGIGFQMHIRMDIPDEIIAYALKKAAETGLQIHLSEVDIIFNTHNDERLGGIQNYSVLTDEMKQAQAEKYKNLIKMYKEIVPREQQFGITFWDFTDRDSWIKGFFNLKDWPCIYDDNLQPKPAYFGVLDGLKE; via the coding sequence ATGAAAACAAAAAATCTTATAAAACTAGCTTATATATTGGTGATTTTTACAAGTGTTATTGCGTGTAATAATTCAAAAGAAAAGAAGGAAGTAATAGGTTTAAAAAATGCGGCAACTTTTCCAATTGGTACGGCAATAAATATCAATAGGTTATTAAATGATGCGAAGCTTCAAAAATTACAAATTGAAAATTTCAACAGTATTACTGCCACTAGTGATATGAAAATGCAGTCCATTTTGCCAGTTGAAAATCAGTATAACTGGAAAACTTCCGATACTATTTTACAGTACGCTACAAAACACAATCAAAGGTTATTTGGACATAATTTAATTTGGCATAGTTCTACACCAAAATGGGTAGAGGAGAAAGGTGAAAAAGATAGTATTTGGTTGGGTAATTTTATGCAAGAGTATATAAAAACCTACGTAGGAAGATATAAAGGAAAAGTAGCAGCTTGGGATGTAGTTAATGAAGCTTTTGAATCTAGTGGAGCAAATTATAGAGAATCATTTTGGTATAAAAAACTAGGCAAAAGTTATATAGAAAAAGCATTTCAATATGCTCATGAAGCAGACCCAGAAGCTATTTTATTTTATAATGATTTTAATATTGAAAGAGATACAGTAAAGTTAAACGCTGTATTAAAAATGGTTAACGAATTTAAAGCTAAAGGAGTTCCAATTTCTGGTATTGGTTTTCAAATGCACATAAGAATGGATATTCCTGACGAAATTATAGCGTATGCATTAAAAAAAGCTGCGGAAACAGGTTTGCAAATTCATCTATCTGAAGTTGATATTATTTTTAATACTCATAATGATGAACGGTTAGGTGGTATTCAGAATTATAGCGTTTTAACCGATGAAATGAAACAAGCGCAAGCCGAGAAGTATAAAAATTTGATTAAAATGTATAAAGAGATAGTACCTAGAGAGCAACAATTTGGAATTACGTTTTGGGATTTTACAGATAGAGATTCTTGGATTAAAGGCTTCTTTAATTTGAAAGATTGGCCGTGTATATATGATGATAATTTACAACCAAAGCCGGCCTATTTTGGTGTGTTAGATGGTTTAAAAGAGTAA
- a CDS encoding glycoside hydrolase family 43 protein — MKKCAIAMLFVIAVIGCTNKKEQIKAVKKQLNTFSNPILQGFYPDPSICKVDDSYYLINSTFAYFPGIPIFKSDDLVNWKQIGNALDRVEQLDLEGLEVSQGVFAPAISYHNGVFYIINTIVGGKNNFIISASDPAGPWSNPTWLPKVEGIDPSMFFDKDDKTYVVFNSNPPNNSPEYDGHRTIKIIELDVKNLKTVGEAKIIINKGAKPEDKPIWIEGPHIYNRNGFYYVMAAEGGTAEEHSEVVFRSKNILGPYKSYKNNPILTQRNLDVNRQNPITSTGHADIIKDINGNWWGVFLGCRPYNKNYFNTGRETFMAPVKWKNDWPVFDLEGDVVKDRYQITLNKSLAHVQSVNADFIDEFNADTLAFDWLFLRTPKEKWYSLLNGELTIKTRPETTSGTSNPSFIGYRQKHLFGQVTTNLSFKPVSENEKAGLIALQNEMHYYYLCKSLKDNTPVVQLLKSTENGTEEIAFTSIKESDKISFKIEAKGTYYNFYYSINNTDWQVLNKNVDARFLSTKQAGGFVGTIYGMYTTSSGNKSKNKAVYHWFKNKNIN; from the coding sequence ATGAAAAAATGTGCAATAGCAATGTTATTTGTAATTGCCGTAATTGGCTGTACAAATAAAAAAGAACAAATTAAAGCAGTTAAAAAACAGCTAAATACATTTTCAAACCCAATTTTACAGGGTTTTTATCCAGATCCAAGTATTTGTAAAGTAGATGATAGTTATTACCTTATAAACTCAACTTTTGCTTATTTTCCAGGAATACCTATTTTTAAAAGTGATGATTTAGTAAACTGGAAACAAATAGGAAATGCTTTAGACAGAGTAGAACAATTAGATTTAGAAGGTTTAGAAGTTTCTCAAGGCGTTTTTGCTCCTGCAATTTCTTATCATAATGGAGTGTTTTATATTATTAACACAATTGTTGGTGGTAAAAATAATTTTATTATTTCCGCTTCAGATCCTGCTGGACCTTGGTCTAACCCAACTTGGTTACCAAAAGTAGAAGGTATAGATCCATCTATGTTTTTTGATAAAGATGATAAAACGTATGTTGTTTTTAATAGTAATCCTCCTAATAATTCACCAGAATATGATGGGCACAGAACTATTAAAATTATAGAATTAGATGTTAAGAATCTAAAAACAGTTGGTGAAGCTAAAATAATTATAAATAAAGGAGCAAAACCAGAAGACAAACCTATTTGGATTGAAGGTCCGCATATTTATAATAGAAACGGGTTTTACTATGTAATGGCTGCAGAAGGTGGTACCGCAGAAGAGCATTCTGAAGTTGTGTTTAGAAGTAAAAATATTTTAGGTCCTTATAAAAGTTATAAAAATAACCCGATTTTAACGCAACGAAATTTAGACGTTAATAGACAAAATCCAATAACGTCAACAGGTCACGCAGATATTATTAAAGATATCAATGGTAATTGGTGGGGCGTGTTTTTAGGATGCAGACCTTATAATAAAAATTATTTTAACACTGGTAGAGAAACTTTTATGGCACCTGTAAAATGGAAAAATGATTGGCCAGTTTTTGATTTGGAAGGAGATGTTGTAAAAGATCGATATCAAATAACATTAAACAAATCTCTTGCACATGTACAGTCTGTTAATGCCGATTTTATAGATGAATTTAATGCTGATACTTTAGCGTTTGATTGGCTTTTTTTAAGAACTCCTAAAGAAAAATGGTATTCACTTTTAAACGGAGAATTAACAATAAAAACTCGTCCAGAAACTACTTCAGGGACATCAAATCCAAGTTTTATTGGGTATAGACAAAAACATTTATTTGGTCAGGTAACTACAAACCTATCTTTTAAACCAGTTTCAGAGAATGAAAAAGCAGGCTTAATTGCTCTTCAAAATGAAATGCATTATTACTACTTATGTAAAAGCTTAAAAGATAATACGCCTGTTGTTCAGTTATTAAAATCTACAGAAAACGGAACAGAAGAAATCGCCTTTACATCAATAAAAGAGAGCGATAAAATATCTTTTAAGATAGAAGCTAAAGGAACATATTACAATTTTTACTACTCAATAAATAATACAGATTGGCAAGTTTTAAATAAAAATGTAGATGCTCGTTTTTTAAGCACCAAACAAGCCGGTGGATTTGTAGGAACTATTTACGGAATGTACACAACTTCATCAGGTAATAAAAGCAAAAACAAAGCTGTTTATCATTGGTTTAAAAACAAGAATATAAATTAA
- a CDS encoding sugar phosphate isomerase/epimerase family protein, whose protein sequence is MKKVIFLVIFLMTFVGFAQENYSITSQKDRLMQYSGQWVSAMNPNTDSVAKLPEIKMSSLNNFNNHSLTVKVLQKDSSNQYNSILQEIIGYDSVTDTIFAAGHNAQGAFFTGKGSFASEKKWTMQDKDLNGNKTMKVDFNFQNYTDVILEGFDANEKSLWKTRYIKNNPKDKNIGIQLVSVHQEMLKNPEQTLIQLGRMGYSYVETFVYKNGSFYGQSPTQFKTMVEKAGMKFLGSMTFFDPEDKNDDAAIYAWWNKTIQDHKKAGVAYLSTSNSKLKGIKTIKELQEYSNYYDKVGKLCKENGLKFVYHNHADEFLKVEGVTIYDYFLQNTNPEYVYFQSDLYWMQVGGVNPVHYFKTYPKRFISWHVKDYKELGESGKIDFKDIFKYQEIAGVQYILSEVEDYSFPPLFSVGLAWEYIYYELLK, encoded by the coding sequence ATGAAAAAAGTTATATTTTTAGTTATTTTTCTAATGACATTTGTCGGTTTTGCTCAAGAAAACTACAGTATTACTTCTCAAAAAGATCGACTCATGCAATATTCGGGTCAATGGGTAAGTGCTATGAATCCCAATACAGATAGTGTTGCAAAACTGCCTGAAATAAAAATGAGCAGTTTGAATAATTTCAATAATCATTCGCTCACAGTTAAAGTTTTACAAAAAGATAGTAGTAACCAATACAATTCGATACTTCAAGAAATTATTGGTTATGATAGTGTTACTGATACTATTTTTGCTGCAGGTCATAATGCACAAGGCGCATTTTTCACTGGAAAAGGAAGTTTTGCTTCAGAAAAAAAATGGACGATGCAAGATAAAGACCTTAATGGTAATAAAACAATGAAGGTGGATTTTAACTTTCAAAATTATACAGATGTTATATTAGAAGGGTTTGATGCTAATGAAAAGAGTTTATGGAAAACCAGATATATTAAAAATAATCCTAAAGACAAAAATATTGGTATTCAGCTCGTTTCTGTTCACCAAGAAATGCTTAAAAATCCGGAACAAACCTTAATTCAGTTAGGCAGAATGGGGTATAGCTATGTGGAGACCTTTGTATATAAAAACGGTAGTTTTTACGGTCAAAGTCCAACGCAGTTTAAGACTATGGTTGAAAAAGCAGGTATGAAATTTTTGGGTTCTATGACTTTTTTCGATCCTGAAGATAAAAATGATGATGCCGCAATATATGCATGGTGGAATAAAACGATACAAGACCATAAAAAAGCGGGTGTAGCATATCTATCTACTTCAAATAGTAAATTAAAAGGCATCAAGACGATTAAAGAACTTCAGGAGTATTCTAATTATTATGATAAAGTTGGAAAACTATGTAAAGAGAACGGACTTAAGTTTGTCTATCATAATCATGCTGATGAATTTCTAAAGGTAGAAGGTGTAACTATTTATGATTATTTTCTTCAAAACACCAATCCAGAATATGTCTATTTTCAATCTGATTTGTATTGGATGCAAGTGGGCGGTGTAAATCCTGTTCATTATTTTAAAACCTATCCTAAACGATTTATTAGTTGGCATGTAAAAGACTATAAAGAATTAGGCGAAAGTGGTAAAATAGATTTCAAAGATATTTTTAAGTATCAAGAAATAGCTGGAGTTCAATATATCTTGTCAGAAGTAGAAGACTATAGCTTTCCTCCTTTATTTAGTGTTGGTTTAGCTTGGGAATATATTTATTATGAATTATTAAAATAA